A segment of the Amblyomma americanum isolate KBUSLIRL-KWMA chromosome 6, ASM5285725v1, whole genome shotgun sequence genome:
GACAAGGCCGTCTTGCTGCACCAGTGCCTCAGGAACGTGACTAACTTTGAGGACGTCGACTCTGTGGACGTGACTGCCTTCATCGACGGCAGGGCTCAACCCGACTGGCAGACAAACGTCACTGTCACGTCGACGTGCCTGAAGACTGGCGAACCGAAGAGGTATGCGATGTGATGCAAGACTAGTTGGCGAAGTTAAGAAAGGCAAGCGGATGCGAAGTAGACAGCGCGAGAAACATATGTTGGCTTggttttggttttgtggggtttaacgtcccatagcgaaaCAGGCAACAAgggactccttagtggagggcttaCGTAATTTCGACTGCCTGCACGAAACAACTAGCATTCAGGCACGTTCTATTACGAGCTCAGGAAGTCGGAAGGGTTAGTGAGGACACAGAACGCTTCTCGGGATCCTGGGGGTGGTTCAGTACCTGGAAGCGACGCGCCACGTGCCACCTCAGTGGTGCGTCTAATAGCGCCCACattccccccacccccttttcTTTTTCATGCGCTCGcgcttatagtggccattccccgcatttagccgctttgtgtctgtctgtccgaagcctgttttgtggcagCCTACTCATATTagttattatttctttatttattcgcACCCTCAAGGTAGAACACTAGACAGAGGGGAGTAGGTGTCACTTCAGTAATTTCGAACAtaaaaaaggggaaaagaaaacacagtataTTATGAAACAGGAAACAAAACTAAGGAGAAACATGTTCCTAATGACGTCTACTGCGAAAACATGAATACAATACAGTGTAAAGCACTCTGACATACAGCGTAACCGAATAACAATGGACAGTGCGAATTGAAACAGTGATAGCCGTCCAATTGTTGCCAATGAAGAGGGGAGATGGTTCCAGTCCACAGGTATCAAAGGTGTAAATGAGTCAGAAAATACTTTGGTGTTGCATGAAATTAAGCCAATTTGTGTACGTGATCGAAGCgtgaggatatatatatatatatatatatatatatatatatatatatatgtggagAGCACACGAACAATTCTTCGTGCAGTGTTTCGTGATAAAATACCGTTTGTGACAGAGGAACAGGACCGCATGGTTGCGGCGCGTTGCTAGCAGCGGTAAGTCGAGATTTGATTTCATGGTTGGTACGCTGGCAGCGCGGTGAAATTTTGGTAAAGTGAAACGCGCGGATTTATTCTGGAACATTTCTATCTGGTTTGTAAGGATTTCAACACCTGAGTCCCATACTaccgatgcgtattctaattgcGAGCGGATGACGGCTTTGTAAAGAACACCTTCGTCTTAGTAGGGGCTGAAAAAAAGTTGCGTTTGAGGTACCTGAGCATGCAACTAGCTTTGTTGACGGCGTATTCTGTGTGTGTTTTCCAAGAAAGAGTGGAAGTGATGTAAGTGCCGAGGTACTTATGACTGGACTGCTTCTAAAGGGTTACCCTCTAAGTGATACTATGTTGATAAGTTTCTGGGTGAGTGGGAAACGCGCATGAGTTTACATTTGTTTACGTTTAACGCGATATGCCATTTTCTGCACCAAAGGTCGCTGTTGTAAATGTCGACCTGCTATGTAAAGCGCGGGTGTCATTGTTAGGCGTTATTTCACGGGAAATGACGCAATAATCGGCAAATAGTTGGATGGATGATGGAACACAGCCAGGAAGGTCATTAATACAGATTCAAAAAAGTATAGGCCCAAGCACTGTACCTTGAGGAACACCGGAGATAACAggatgcagggggggggggggtaacatcGTTGGCAGTAACGAACTGCTGACAGGAGGTAAGAAAGCACTAGAGCCATTTTAGTACGTTAGTATCAAGTTCTACAATGCGTGATTTTATCAGCAGTAGCTGGTGACATACCTTATCAAATGATTTAGCGAAGTCTAAAAATATGCAATCGGCAATGAACCGACAGTCGAGACTGGCATGTGGTTTATTTATGGACGAACAAAAGAAGCTGCGTTTTACATGAGTATATCATGCGAAAGCCGTGTTGAccgtgggaaaaaaaaagagttagaTTCCAGAAACGTGACGATTTGCTAGGAGAGGACGTGTTCTAATACCTTACTAGGTACGTTTGTTACTAATATATGCCTGTAGTTACGCGGAGAGTGTTTGGATCCAGATTTCTGCGCTTGAACCACCTTCCCTATCTTCCCATCTGACGGTAATTCACCGTTGTCTATGACCgctggatagatagatagacaaagaggaggagggaaaggcagggatgttaaccagaaatgtgttccggttggctaccctgcactggggaagagggattaggggactaaaaggaggaagagagaagggaaaaagggcacaacacacacacacacgcacaacgctgtcacaatttgtcactcaatccagtcgttctcaagtaggcagagtgccttgtatgctttGAGGGCAGTcggctgctgtggccacggaATGACCGCTGGAATATTTAAGCTAATATTATATATGAATACAGTTTGGTGCTTTTTAAAAACTTGGCATTAATATTGTCGACGTCAGCAGCTGAAAATAATTTCAGGTTGTTAATAATTTCAGCTACACCGTCAGACTGAACCGCCACCAGATACCTTGGTAAATAAATGTAACCGTAAAAGGTAGGAACCTCATCAAAGGAAGGAGTCGAGAAACAGCTTGAAAACACATTATTCAGAACACTCGCGCAATTATTATCAGTTACGGATTCATCATCATAACCTGTTAATTCAATGCGTTCAGTTTCTTTCGGGTTAATAATCTTCCAAAATTCTTTACAGTTTTGAAGTAATTTCTTAGGTAGTGTGTTTTCAGCAAAGTATATTTTGCTCTCCCCCCAGCGGAAATGTACTCATCATTCGCTTCATGGTACAATTCTCAACGGGTCTGATTATGAGATGATTTAGCCACTTGCTGATTTAGCCAGATGATTTGagcggcagctcaattaatcgtgagaggctgctcgggcagagcagcctggatcgcaacccaacccaagcaacccaccaatggcagcacctgccaccgtaGGGCAGTTGTGCATCTCTttactgctgcaccactgcaccaggagtatAAGAATACTCTCAGGGATCCATGAAtttcgagaatgaccaattccgcacatgTGAACATTAactcattatcgctatccgaacaactgtcATCCGTGAACACTCGATCTGAACAACGGAACCGAAGCGAAAACCGAAATGCTAGCGtatctaattcgcatttggctaaCTACGCGAATCGACcatcattttgttttttgtttttgttttgcagggCCATTCATAGAGTCTGTGGGCTGCTTGGAGATCTCGCGGTTAAAGAAAATCGACTAGTCCCAGcctgtggtgtctcccctcgtgtccgtgttcgtcttgcgctgtgaatgttgtCATTCTGAGATCAATGCAGTGTTTTGCACGTTTTAATATCGacagttaagaaaaaaatacaagaagcGCTCGTGTTCTATATTCTTATACGTCTCACTTTATTACGCTAACCTCTGTAAGACAAAGACCCTTCCATGCTATATCAGTCTTTCCTTTCAGAGTCTTTGTCACAGCCACGTACGATGAGGAGAGCGACAGTGTGACCGCGGTAACCGAAGGTGAGTTGAAAGTTCACTGTCGTACCGGTTTCACGACGTATGTATACTCGGCTGAACTGCTTTTTAGTCGCGCGAATGGAGTTCATTTTTTTACGCTCAGAGCCCTAAGGTATTTCGTCCGGGAGTGGGGTCAATTCATAAGCGAAACATGAGGGCAAATAAAATAATTGCATTCATAGTACCAGGGACTCACCTAGAAAAAAGAATTATTAACTTCAGGAAATGCAGCGTTGTCTGGGGTTACGGGTACATGCCACGGGGAAGGTTATTCTAACTGGCACAACTTTTCGGTTCTCGGTGTACGAAAGTATCGCGAAGGCATTTTGTGGAACAAGCTCATTCATGGGCACAGTCACTTACGTGTCTGATCGGGCGTCTAGAAATGCGAACCGTGCCGTTTAATTGCGCGGTTCAAAAAAGTATGTTTTGCAGAAATTATCTCATGCTTGTACTTttctctgagaaaaaaaagaccGTATTGTAGACGCGCCCACGAAACACTCGGCGGTGCATAACTGCTGCAGAAGTGCATCCTGTGCACAATTTTGCAATTGGTGCCGGATCACTGCTCTGTTCCTCTGCTTTTCTTATCGTCTTGTTGTTCCTATCGCGGgagcttcttttcttcttcttccttttgaaacatggcacatacccacgtggggagATTTGCTTAGGTGTATAGCGGCATAAACAAGTAAAGCTAACAAGGAAGGGAAGTTTCTTTTGCAAGCCTGTCTTCTTCGTCTACTTCTCCTTCCTCTGTATTTTCTTCCGCAAGCGATAAAATATCGATGATGGTTATCCGTGTTATCCAAGCAAGCACCTGTTAAGCTCTTGTGAAGTCATTTGTATAACATGAATAACCTGTCCTCCCAGCTACGGGTTCATGTATGCGTGTTACTCACATGCACAAAGTCTACGCTTGTAATGGCATGGGCTATCTTCAAGGCCATCCGTGTGAGCGCTGGAGTGTGGACTCAAAACATTTGCAGCGGGGAAATGTGGCATCCAAACGCTGGAATGAATTTATGCATTAAAGCAAAAATTCACCTCACCTACTCAAAAAGAGGAAGAAGGCTCGGCATGTTAGGTAGTGTGAAttaattacctgagtacaggtgaatagccacccgattcttggctgatccccagtgtgggtatgtgccatcttttgataggctaacaacaacaacaacaacaacaacaacaacaacaacaacaacaacaacaacaacaacaacaacaacaacaacaacaacaacaacaacaacaacaacaacaacaacaacaacaacaacaacaacaacaacaacaacaacaacaacaacaacaacaacaacaacaacaacaacaacaacaacaacaacaacaacaacaacaacattaagGCACCAAGTAGGCGCAAGGCGAGCGCAAAAATTATGCGACACTGCTTTCCTCGATGACACATCCCGCAGAAGAatatgcactctaaacagaagtgagtaaaaagagagtaagttgtcctctagcgcgATTCCTTTTTTATAAAAAGGGAATGccctaaaggacagcttactccctgcTTACTCCCATATTTACGTATATTGGTGTTTAGAGTATACTGCCGGGCACGTTGGCgtttacgtgaaaaaaaaaaaaccagcgagaaaagacgcaagaccagaggaagacgcacacagactgtcgccggacagAAGTTGGCGTTTCAGTATGTGAAAATAAAGATAACATAATGTGAATGTAGACAGTGGTAAAAAAGTCTTGCAGTTTTTTTCTACTCGCATGCCCGAATGCTGCCTTGTTTCTTCTACTGCTTGCAGGCACGTCGGTCGTGCTTTACATGCCACTCCAACCATACAACCAGAAAGGCTACTTCTTCAAGCAGCGTAAGTTCCTCGCTCCAGTACTAATCACGAACATCCCTCACTGCTTACATCTTTCGACCTTCAAAAGGCTTAGGGGTGGGGCAcatcatttcatttttcttatttatttcaaTGGGCAAGCAACTCCTACAGTTCTAATCTTGGCGCCTTTTCAGAGTGGAAAACCGCTCAGTGGTGTCGTTCTGTACTTTTCAATCGAGTACACTGGCACACATGCTAAAAAAGCTCCCCTTTCGCGAAAAAACTGTGAAagtgtttttaaaaatttttaatgGAGCTCAGTATCAGAAACACCTGTGCTGATTTCATTACAGGTATATTGAAGTGCCTCCCCGGTAATTTTTTAGCTCAGAACAAAGCACTATTTTGCTTGCGTGTACCATAATTAGTAGGGTattgaacgttattttttttccaGAAGGTAGAAAATTTGGGAGGTATGCTCATTACGCGGAGTAAAATATTAAGAAAACTGAAGCGGTAAAAACGCCACAAAAAGTAGGCCGGTAGAATAAATACTTCATTGGGTACGGCTTACGTTAAAAGTGTAATAAACCGCAATATTTAGCACGATTTCAGTGCTCGAAAGCGTAGTCAACAACCCGCATGTATAACTCGCTTAGCTGCCTACAACGAATTGTGAAAGGAGCGCACCTTGAGTTCTCTACCATACAGTCTGCACTGTATAaatgggagtgcgctagagggcagcttacaccctttttactccctcacaggcgtatttgtgtttagggTGAAACTCACAGCACTGAGAGCGAAGCCCAACCAAAACAAGTTCCTACTATCCACGAGAGGCAGGCCAAACAGAGATATCCTTTGCGGCAAGCCTATTAGCCCTCGAAATTTTTATGAATATGCTTATTGGCTGTTTTATGGcatacggtttatgggggtttaacgtcccaaagctactcaggctattagagacgttgtaaagtgaagggctccggaaatttcgaccgcctgggggtctttaacgtgcactgacatcgcacagcacacgggcctctagaacttcgccgcCGTCCCGTAGGTGAGGTGCAGAAGTTTTGACATTCGCAGATGGTACTTTAGATCATTTACATTATGTATTattggggacatgaatggccacatcgtgGATcaggatggatacacagattgcaACGGTAACGCAATGCTAGAACTCTGCGGACAGAGcgacctagttattgtaaatagagaaacttaACGTGAGGGGCAAATCGCAAGGGAGTTTCGGAACAGGcggacgaccattgactactgcctaGTGTCGTAGGAAatctatagcaagctcgcaaaaaTAGAAATAGACGAGAAGGAGAAAGGAAGTTTGGGAAGTGACCGTAAACGTATTAGTTTGCAGATGGGAGCCCTGATCAAAAGAGAAAGGAAGGACACACAAAGACcacagagaatgtttactgcaTTTCGCACTGATTTATGCTACGTTGGAgatgacgatgagcgggcagtgccgcgggactgagcgctcgtgctaggccagctGCGCACAGACAAGGGAACATaaaacggacgattttgctcggagttggtgcccatcggattagtgcttattCGCTAAAAAAGGAACGCAAATTTAAACGACGAAGAAAGGGCTCTAATAGCAgcaggcgatgaggaagcaataTAAAAGCGCGCGATGGAAAAGTTGGATTATAATCGGAACGACAAATTGGTACGAAAATGAAGCAAGTAAAAGTGAACAACCTCTGTAAagaaaagaggaagccacgaagctaGTGGAATAAGGAAACTCAGAAGGCCATCGAGCAACGTATAGGGTGGCCTCAAGGGAACGGAGAGAGGTAAAGAAGGCGCAGTTTTCTCAAGAGGAAATcgaccaaaaatgggaatcttattgACGAAAGGAAGTGGAAGTAGACATCCTCGTCTAGAGTAAAATAAAGCAGTGCACGGATCGCTGGATGGCTTAAGTTTAACATGCAACGAAAAGTGGGCCAAGAAAATTTGGAACCATGTAAGCTGACTaggtaaaaagaaataaagaagtagGAACTGATTTATAATgctgaaggaaaatgtttagaggaaaaAGACGCTGTGAAATACAttacatcagttatagctgagtcatttaggagcgATGATATATGTTAATCTCCCCGTATAGAGAAGCAGCACAGGACAGCATAACGGAAAGGATCTTCGAACTGATCCACCCAAACTGAAAAGaaagacgaaattccaatcaagctgaaTAATGAACGGGTTCCAAGAAGCAAGTAAGCGTTGTTAAAAGTATTTGAAATAGTCATATCAAATAAGCAAATTCGAGACAGCTGACGACAGATTAGAATGAACTCGATTTATAAAGAAAAAGGGTGTAAAACGGGCATAACATACCTCAAACCGATTGCAACAACATCTGTTGCACAAAGGCTGACAATGCAGGCGGCAAAATTAAAAATTTAGACatggtttttggtttatgggtttatgggggtttaacgtcccaaagcgactcaagctatgagagacgccgtagtgaaggtctccggaaatttcgaccacctgggcttctttaacgtgcacaattTAGACATGGATAGAAAATATTAAGTACtaggagaacttcagaacgggttcagaagcgCTGTGCGCTTAGGTGATGCCTTGTTTGTGGTTACct
Coding sequences within it:
- the LOC144094939 gene encoding uncharacterized protein LOC144094939; translation: MRSNVWLAWASAVGFIGCGCCSTPLQEFYQNIHDKAVLLHQCLRNVTNFEDVDSVDVTAFIDGRAQPDWQTNVTVTSTCLKTGEPKRVFVTATYDEESDSVTAVTEGTSVVLYMPLQPYNQKGYFFKQRNKATDEVGFKFYDTEETCENAKAMAEEVCGSDACNLDYVRRGGRQTD